The proteins below come from a single Zhouia spongiae genomic window:
- the dnaK gene encoding molecular chaperone DnaK, whose translation MSKIIGIDLGTTNSCVSVMEGNEPVVIPNAEGKRTTPSVIAFVEGGEIKVGDPAKRQAVTNPHKTIYSIKRFMGNKFDECKKEVERVPYKVVNGDNTPRVDIDGRLYTPQELSAMILQKMKKTAEDYLGQDVSEAVITVPAYFNDSQRQATKEAGEIAGLKVRRIINEPTAAALAYGLDKKMTDQKIVVFDFGGGTHDVSILELGDGVFEVLSTDGDTHLGGDDVDEKIINWLAEEFKAEENMDLRQDPMALQRLKEAAEKAKIELSSSSQTEINLPYITATATGPKHLVKTLTRAKFEQLIDDIVKRTIKPCESALKNAGLSKNDIDEVILVGGSTRIPAVQKAVEDFFGKKPSKGVNPDEVVAVGAAIQGGVLTGDVKDVLLLDVTPLSLGIETMGGVLTKLIDANTTIPTKKSQVFSTAADNQPSVEIHVLQGERPMATDNKTIGRFHLDGIPPAPRGVPQIEVTFDIDANGIIHVTAQDKATGKTQDIRIEASSGLTEEEIEKMKREAEANAEADKEAKEKVDKLNEADAMIFQTDKQLKEFGDKLSDDKKKPIEDALEELKKAYETKDIATIQPALDKINEAWKNASEELYKAQAEAQQTDGSAQQNASGEAESGSKESDDVQDVDFEEVK comes from the coding sequence ATGAGTAAAATTATTGGAATTGACTTAGGAACAACCAACTCTTGTGTTTCGGTGATGGAAGGTAATGAACCTGTAGTTATACCAAACGCAGAAGGGAAGAGAACAACACCATCTGTGATTGCTTTTGTAGAAGGAGGCGAAATAAAGGTTGGTGATCCTGCAAAACGTCAGGCAGTAACAAACCCGCATAAAACCATTTATTCGATTAAGCGTTTTATGGGGAATAAATTTGATGAATGTAAAAAAGAAGTTGAGCGGGTACCTTACAAGGTCGTTAATGGCGATAATACGCCAAGAGTAGATATTGACGGCCGTTTATATACACCTCAGGAACTTTCTGCAATGATCCTTCAGAAAATGAAGAAAACGGCAGAGGATTATCTGGGGCAGGACGTAAGCGAAGCTGTGATTACAGTTCCGGCTTATTTTAACGATTCACAGCGTCAGGCTACGAAAGAGGCCGGGGAGATTGCAGGTTTAAAGGTTCGTCGTATTATCAATGAGCCTACAGCTGCAGCATTGGCTTATGGTCTTGATAAGAAAATGACAGATCAAAAAATCGTAGTGTTTGACTTTGGAGGTGGTACACACGATGTATCGATTCTTGAGTTGGGAGACGGAGTATTTGAAGTATTGTCTACAGATGGTGATACCCACTTAGGAGGTGATGATGTTGATGAAAAGATCATTAACTGGTTAGCAGAAGAGTTTAAAGCGGAAGAAAACATGGATCTCCGTCAGGATCCTATGGCATTACAGCGTTTAAAAGAAGCAGCGGAAAAAGCCAAGATAGAGTTATCCTCTTCTTCTCAAACAGAGATCAATTTGCCTTATATTACAGCAACTGCAACAGGGCCTAAACACCTGGTTAAGACTTTAACAAGAGCTAAGTTCGAGCAATTAATAGACGATATTGTTAAAAGAACGATCAAACCGTGTGAGTCTGCTCTTAAAAATGCAGGGCTTTCGAAAAACGATATTGATGAAGTAATATTAGTAGGTGGTTCTACACGGATACCAGCCGTACAAAAAGCTGTTGAAGATTTCTTTGGTAAGAAGCCTTCTAAAGGAGTTAATCCGGATGAAGTAGTTGCTGTTGGAGCTGCTATTCAGGGAGGTGTATTGACAGGAGATGTAAAAGATGTATTGTTGTTAGATGTTACTCCTCTTTCTTTAGGGATTGAAACTATGGGGGGAGTATTGACGAAACTGATCGATGCCAATACCACAATCCCTACTAAAAAATCTCAGGTGTTTTCAACGGCGGCAGATAACCAGCCATCAGTAGAAATTCACGTGTTGCAGGGAGAACGCCCGATGGCAACGGATAATAAAACAATCGGTCGTTTCCATTTAGATGGTATTCCGCCGGCACCAAGAGGGGTTCCTCAGATTGAAGTAACATTTGATATTGATGCAAACGGAATCATTCATGTAACAGCTCAGGATAAAGCCACAGGGAAAACTCAAGATATCAGAATCGAGGCTTCGTCCGGACTAACAGAAGAAGAGATCGAGAAAATGAAGCGTGAGGCAGAAGCAAATGCTGAAGCAGATAAAGAGGCTAAGGAAAAGGTAGATAAGCTAAACGAAGCAGATGCTATGATCTTTCAGACTGACAAGCAATTAAAAGAGTTTGGAGATAAGCTTTCTGACGATAAGAAAAAACCTATTGAAGATGCTTTGGAAGAATTGAAAAAAGCTTATGAGACTAAAGATATAGCGACTATCCAGCCTGCTTTAGATAAAATCAATGAAGCCTGGAAAAATGCATCAGAAGAACTGTACAAGGCTCAGGCTGAGGCACAACAAACCGACGGAAGTGCTCAACAGAATGCTTCTGGCGAAGCTGAATCAGGTTCGAAAGAATCGGATGATGTTCAGGATGTAGATTTTGAAGAAGTTAAATAA
- a CDS encoding PaaI family thioesterase, giving the protein MNLNKEEILVRCNAICANTLMETLEIEYTDVGDDFLVARMPVNSRVHQPDGVLHGGAMVALAESVGSAASMVFLNSKDFYIRGIEISANHVKSVKEGYVYARASVLHRGRTTQLWNIHLRDEKENLISVVKLTTIALPKK; this is encoded by the coding sequence ATGAATTTGAATAAAGAAGAAATACTTGTAAGATGTAATGCCATTTGTGCCAATACATTGATGGAAACTTTAGAAATCGAATATACAGATGTAGGCGATGATTTTTTGGTAGCGAGGATGCCTGTAAATTCACGGGTACACCAACCGGATGGTGTTTTACATGGCGGGGCTATGGTAGCTTTGGCCGAAAGTGTAGGAAGTGCCGCTTCAATGGTGTTTTTAAACTCAAAGGATTTTTATATCAGGGGAATCGAAATCTCAGCGAACCATGTTAAGAGCGTTAAAGAAGGATATGTATATGCCAGAGCTTCTGTATTGCATCGGGGAAGGACAACTCAACTATGGAATATTCATTTAAGAGATGAAAAAGAAAATTTAATTTCAGTAGTTAAGCTTACAACGATAGCTCTACCCAAAAAATAA
- a CDS encoding Crp/Fnr family transcriptional regulator, translating to MENDFEAYYKYFNSLRENPLLHTVDDNELNKLLHLGAIEKWPKKTCILDPERTLYKFHIIISGRLKTYKTNSINSRHITLFLLFPGAMFDILSLYDSGKHDIYYETLDDLEVLCIPVARMKAWLGNNPSLHDKLIKHLTKQVKNLENYLLAVNLESTFTRLAKLLLRHSNRKSQLIEEINDLSHNELAAMIGTTRAVINRHLQRLKEEGIIKINRKHITINNIDALIGIAQNHT from the coding sequence ATGGAAAATGATTTTGAAGCATATTACAAATACTTTAATTCGCTACGGGAGAACCCGCTACTCCATACTGTTGACGATAACGAACTTAATAAATTACTGCATCTGGGGGCAATCGAAAAGTGGCCGAAGAAAACATGTATTTTAGACCCGGAAAGAACACTTTATAAATTTCATATTATAATTTCCGGAAGGCTTAAAACTTACAAAACCAACAGTATCAACAGCAGGCATATTACATTGTTTTTATTATTCCCCGGAGCCATGTTTGATATTCTTTCTCTTTATGACAGCGGAAAACACGATATTTATTATGAAACTTTGGACGATCTGGAAGTTTTGTGTATTCCTGTTGCAAGAATGAAAGCATGGCTTGGCAACAATCCCTCATTGCATGACAAATTAATAAAACACCTTACCAAACAGGTTAAAAATCTTGAAAACTACTTACTGGCTGTCAACCTGGAAAGCACTTTTACCCGTTTAGCCAAATTACTATTAAGACATTCTAACAGAAAATCGCAGTTGATCGAGGAAATCAATGACCTGTCGCATAATGAGCTGGCGGCAATGATCGGTACTACAAGAGCCGTCATAAATCGACACCTGCAACGACTTAAAGAAGAAGGTATTATTAAAATAAACCGTAAACATATTACCATAAACAATATAGATGCCCTCATCGGGATTGCTCAAAATCACACTTAG